One genomic region from Bacillota bacterium encodes:
- a CDS encoding PadR family transcriptional regulator — MLELAILGLLKDGPVHGYELKGKVGWVTGAYRPVSDGALYPAIGRLEAKGLLERHPPSAGKTSAPRVVLSLTAAGEAEFLERLRRRRPADVSNAARYFVILAFFGHLTRSQQGSLLRRRLAFLRNHGCRRCAVPFGVGCLS; from the coding sequence ATGCTCGAACTGGCTATCCTCGGTCTCTTGAAAGACGGCCCGGTTCACGGCTACGAGCTGAAGGGCAAGGTCGGATGGGTCACGGGTGCTTACCGTCCGGTCAGCGACGGCGCCCTGTATCCGGCCATTGGTCGCCTGGAGGCAAAAGGCTTGCTCGAGCGCCACCCGCCTTCGGCTGGGAAGACCAGCGCCCCGCGGGTCGTCCTCTCCCTGACCGCGGCCGGCGAGGCGGAATTCCTCGAACGCCTGCGACGCCGGCGCCCGGCGGATGTGTCCAACGCCGCCCGGTATTTCGTCATTCTGGCCTTTTTCGGCCACCTGACACGCTCGCAGCAAGGCTCGCTCCTGCGACGCCGGCTCGCCTTCCTCAGGAATCACGGGTGTCGGCGGTGCGCGGTCCCCTTCGGCGTCGGGTGCTTGAGCTGA